A single Pseudomonas brassicacearum DNA region contains:
- the baeS gene encoding sensor histidine kinase efflux regulator BaeS translates to MVGPFIELPEPMKLSISTKLFIAVMASVLFVILSMGVANGWSFGNGFLDYLNEQALLRMKPVLPRLAGAYEREGDWEFLRNQPDRWFELLRPEPGENTTPPGRPPMPMSDLTGAVFRIALLDQQKHLIMGYSAIGDDALMRPIEVAGKTVGWLAVTPFQNVTEAGGERFRLYLVRTSLAVGVLSLLLAMLIAWWIARTLLDPVKRVAAATHRLAAGEYSNRVSVSSNDEVGQLARDFNQLAYTLERNEKMRREFMADVSHELRTPLSVLRGELEAIEDGVRTLDQASMKSLQAEVGMLSKLVDDLYELSLADVGALTYRKSECDLNDLLDGCVAMFQERCNARHLSLELELPASSLRLEADPKRLQQLFSNLLENAVRYTDEGGVLRIRAASDGDTVRVEFLDSGPGVDADQLSRLFERFYRGETSRNRASGGAGLGLAICRSIALAHGGSLSADHSPLGGLWLTLRLPRNA, encoded by the coding sequence ATGGTCGGGCCATTCATCGAACTGCCCGAGCCCATGAAACTGAGCATCTCCACCAAGTTGTTTATTGCCGTCATGGCCAGCGTGCTGTTTGTCATCCTGAGCATGGGAGTGGCCAACGGCTGGAGCTTTGGCAACGGCTTTCTCGACTACCTCAACGAACAGGCACTGTTGCGCATGAAGCCGGTGCTCCCCCGCCTGGCGGGCGCCTACGAGCGCGAAGGCGACTGGGAATTCCTGCGCAACCAGCCCGATCGCTGGTTCGAACTGCTACGCCCGGAACCGGGCGAAAACACCACCCCCCCAGGGCGCCCTCCCATGCCGATGTCCGACCTGACCGGCGCGGTGTTTCGCATCGCCCTGCTCGACCAACAAAAACACCTGATCATGGGCTATTCGGCCATCGGCGACGACGCCCTGATGCGCCCGATCGAGGTCGCCGGCAAAACCGTCGGCTGGCTGGCGGTGACGCCGTTCCAGAACGTGACCGAAGCTGGCGGCGAACGCTTTCGCCTGTACCTGGTGCGCACGAGCCTGGCCGTGGGCGTGCTCTCGTTGCTGTTGGCGATGCTGATTGCCTGGTGGATCGCCCGTACCCTGCTCGACCCGGTCAAGCGAGTGGCCGCCGCCACGCACCGGCTGGCCGCCGGGGAATACAGCAACCGCGTGTCAGTGTCCTCCAACGACGAAGTCGGGCAGTTGGCCCGAGACTTCAACCAGCTGGCGTATACCCTGGAACGCAACGAAAAAATGCGCCGGGAATTCATGGCCGATGTGTCTCATGAACTGCGTACCCCGCTGTCGGTATTGCGCGGTGAACTGGAGGCCATCGAAGACGGTGTGCGCACCCTCGATCAGGCCTCGATGAAATCGTTGCAAGCAGAAGTCGGCATGCTGAGCAAACTGGTGGACGATCTGTACGAACTGTCCCTGGCCGATGTCGGCGCGCTGACCTACCGCAAGAGCGAATGCGATCTCAACGACTTGCTGGACGGTTGCGTGGCGATGTTCCAGGAACGTTGCAATGCCCGGCATTTGAGCCTGGAGCTGGAACTGCCGGCATCGTCGCTACGGCTGGAGGCCGATCCCAAGCGCTTGCAGCAACTGTTCAGCAACCTGTTGGAAAATGCCGTGCGTTATACCGACGAGGGTGGCGTGCTGCGCATTCGAGCCGCCAGCGATGGCGATACCGTGCGCGTCGAGTTCCTGGACTCCGGCCCTGGGGTCGATGCCGACCAGTTATCACGGTTGTTCGAGCGTTTTTACCGTGGTGAAACCTCACGCAATCGCGCCAGTGGCGGCGCTGGCCTGGGACTGGCCATCTGTCGAAGCATCGCCCTGGCCCATGGCGGCAGCCTCAGCGCCGATCACTCGCCGCTGGGCGGGCTTTGGCTGACCCTGCGCCTGCCACGGAACGCCTGA
- a CDS encoding response regulator produces the protein MTHDSPILIVEDEPKLAALMRDYLIAAGYATQCLDNGLQVVPAVRASAPRLILLDLMLPGRDGLQVCQELRSFSAVPIIMITARVEEVDRLLGLDLGADDYICKPFSPREVVARVKAILRRSPQLVVTAPARLLIDEDRYQASLDGVALDLTPLELRLLSTLAQSPGRVFSRDQLLDRIYSDHRVVTDRTVDSHIRNLRRKLEQACPAENPIESLYGVGYRFQLADV, from the coding sequence ATGACCCATGACAGTCCAATCCTTATCGTCGAAGACGAACCCAAACTGGCCGCATTGATGCGCGACTACCTGATCGCCGCCGGCTATGCGACCCAGTGCCTGGACAATGGCCTTCAGGTGGTGCCGGCGGTACGGGCCAGCGCGCCGCGGTTGATCCTGCTCGACCTGATGCTGCCGGGGCGCGACGGCCTGCAAGTGTGCCAGGAGCTGCGCAGCTTCAGCGCCGTGCCGATCATCATGATCACCGCCCGCGTGGAGGAAGTGGATCGCCTGCTCGGGTTGGACCTGGGGGCCGACGACTACATCTGCAAGCCCTTCAGCCCGCGTGAAGTGGTGGCCAGGGTCAAGGCGATCCTGCGGCGCAGCCCGCAACTGGTGGTCACCGCACCGGCGCGCCTGCTGATTGACGAAGACCGCTACCAGGCGTCACTTGATGGCGTCGCCCTGGACCTGACGCCCTTGGAACTGCGCTTGCTCAGCACGCTGGCCCAGTCCCCGGGGCGGGTGTTTTCCCGCGATCAATTGCTCGACCGGATCTATTCCGATCACCGGGTGGTCACTGATCGTACGGTTGACAGCCATATCCGTAATCTGCGGCGCAAGCTTGAACAGGCCTGCCCGGCGGAGAATCCTATCGAGTCGTTGTATGGGGTGGGTTATCGGTTTCAGCTTGCTGACGTTTGA
- a CDS encoding ATP-binding protein has translation MMKPSRLFWKLFLAFWLATSLTFLVGLGLLVMGSPKPGDPHLETVLATEEQLLRQFGIESGRQLLAVWEHPDDQAIGVYDSAGQLLAGTPVPQPAYERSVISKEGIVLSLKSTHPLDKKGDRGPSHWTPLIIGTVMSALFSGYMAFYLAWPLAYLRRAMSDVAQGRFETRVKPIMGARRDEIVDLAEDCDRMANQLKLLVDAQQHLLHDISHELRSPLTRMQAAIGLLQQDPARLEMVERIDRESVRMDTLIEALLTLARLQGRPESIEREPIDIVELLSVIVEDARFEAQMKGCQVTLQACPAFVSRGSGELLYRCFENVIRNAVRHTRPDTTVMVVAQVNGDADGLTVQISDQGPGVEHSRLQSIFNPFERGLNEASAGFGLGLAIASRAVEIHGGTILAYNGPSGGLSVEISLPCRA, from the coding sequence ATGATGAAGCCCAGCCGGCTGTTCTGGAAACTGTTCCTGGCGTTCTGGCTCGCCACCAGCTTGACGTTTCTGGTGGGGTTGGGCCTCTTGGTCATGGGCAGTCCCAAGCCAGGTGATCCTCATCTGGAAACGGTCCTTGCCACTGAAGAGCAGCTATTGCGCCAGTTTGGCATCGAGTCGGGCCGGCAACTGCTGGCAGTGTGGGAACACCCGGATGACCAGGCCATCGGCGTCTATGACAGTGCCGGTCAGTTGTTGGCCGGCACGCCGGTGCCGCAACCGGCCTACGAGCGATCGGTTATCAGCAAAGAGGGCATCGTGCTATCGCTCAAGTCAACCCATCCCCTGGACAAAAAAGGCGACAGAGGGCCGAGCCACTGGACGCCGTTGATCATCGGCACAGTCATGAGTGCACTGTTCAGCGGCTACATGGCGTTCTACCTGGCATGGCCGCTGGCCTATCTTCGGCGCGCCATGAGTGACGTGGCCCAGGGGCGCTTCGAGACCCGGGTCAAGCCGATCATGGGTGCGCGACGTGATGAAATCGTCGATCTGGCCGAAGACTGCGACCGAATGGCTAACCAGCTGAAGCTGTTGGTAGACGCCCAGCAACACTTGTTGCACGACATTTCCCATGAATTGCGCTCGCCATTGACCCGTATGCAAGCGGCCATCGGACTGCTGCAGCAGGATCCGGCTCGCCTGGAAATGGTGGAACGCATTGACCGCGAGTCGGTGCGCATGGACACGCTGATCGAGGCGCTGTTGACCCTGGCACGCTTGCAGGGGCGACCGGAGAGTATCGAGCGCGAACCCATCGATATCGTCGAGTTGCTGTCGGTGATCGTCGAGGACGCTCGATTCGAAGCGCAAATGAAAGGCTGCCAGGTCACTTTGCAGGCGTGCCCGGCCTTTGTCAGCCGGGGCAGCGGCGAGCTGTTGTATCGGTGTTTCGAGAACGTCATTCGAAACGCGGTGCGCCATACCCGGCCAGACACCACGGTGATGGTCGTGGCCCAGGTCAATGGCGACGCAGACGGCCTGACGGTGCAGATCAGTGATCAGGGTCCAGGTGTTGAACATTCGCGGTTACAGAGCATCTTCAACCCGTTCGAACGGGGCTTGAACGAAGCCAGTGCCGGCTTCGGCCTGGGCCTGGCCATTGCCTCAAGGGCCGTGGAGATACACGGCGGCACCATCTTGGCGTACAACGGGCCGTCCGGTGGGCTGAGCGTGGAAATCAGCTTGCCCTGTCGGGCATGA
- a CDS encoding response regulator transcription factor, which yields MISVLLVDDDQELTGMLSQYLEREGFEATAVHTGEEGEVQALSGRYSIVVLDVMLPRLSGIEVLRRIRAVSRVPVVLLTARGDNIDKITGLELGADDYVPKPSSPGELVARLRAIMRRVQPADQPCGEVIRTGPLVLWPGKRQALWQGRELGVTSTEFSLLEELARCAGQVVSKQNLSLNALGCPLTRYDRRIDVHISSIRHKLGPRPDAKAWIQSVRGLGYLLIAE from the coding sequence ATGATCTCTGTATTGCTAGTCGACGATGACCAGGAACTGACGGGAATGCTCAGCCAATACCTGGAGCGCGAAGGCTTTGAGGCGACTGCCGTGCACACCGGGGAGGAGGGCGAGGTGCAAGCGCTGTCCGGTCGCTACAGCATCGTGGTGCTGGACGTGATGCTGCCGCGGTTGTCGGGTATCGAGGTGCTCAGGCGCATTCGGGCCGTGAGCCGGGTGCCGGTGGTGTTGCTGACGGCCCGTGGCGACAACATCGACAAGATCACCGGCCTGGAGCTGGGCGCCGATGACTATGTGCCCAAGCCCAGCTCACCGGGGGAACTGGTGGCGCGTTTGCGGGCGATCATGCGCCGGGTGCAGCCAGCGGATCAGCCCTGCGGTGAAGTGATCAGGACCGGGCCGCTGGTCCTGTGGCCTGGCAAGCGCCAGGCGCTCTGGCAGGGGCGCGAGCTGGGGGTGACCAGCACCGAGTTCAGTTTGCTCGAGGAGCTGGCCCGCTGTGCCGGGCAAGTGGTGAGTAAACAGAACCTGTCGCTCAATGCCCTGGGTTGTCCCTTGACTCGCTATGACCGGCGCATCGATGTGCACATCAGCAGCATTCGCCACAAGCTGGGACCGCGGCCCGATGCCAAGGCCTGGATCCAGAGCGTGCGGGGCCTCGGTTACCTGTTGATCGCCGAATGA
- the bamA gene encoding outer membrane protein assembly factor BamA: MNFSRLLCSAALLLNVTLAHAQGFKISDIRINGLQRVSAGSVFGALPLNVGDNADERRLVESTRALFRTGFFQDIQLGHDGDVLVITVVERPSIASIEIEGNKAISTEDLMKGLKQSGLAEGEIFQRATLEGVRNELQRQYVAQGRYSATVDTEVVPQPRNRVGLKVNINEGTVAAIQHINVVGNTVFPDEDLMDLFELKTTNWLSFFKNDDKYAREKLSGDLERLRSYYLDRGYINMDIASTQVSITPDKKHVYITVNVNEGEKYTVRDVKLSGDLKVPEDQVKSLLLVQKGQVFSRKLMTTTSELITRRLGNEGYTFANVNGVPQPHDEDHTVDITFAVDPGKRAYVNRINFRGNTKSEDEVLRREMRQMEGGWASTYLIDQSKTRLERLGFFKEVNVETPAVPGVDDQVDVNYSVEEQASGSISASVGFSQSAGLILGGSITQNNFLGTGNYASLGLTRSSYQSKYNIGFTDPYFTPDGVSLGYNAFYNATDYNEYYDDDNSYYSINSYGAGTSLGYPINETSRLNFGVTVQHDSIEPGTYSADEIYDFIEREGKDFTNFKANLGWSESTLNKGVLATRGHSQSLNLMATVPGSDLSFYKIDYTGQTFLPVSDATSLRLHTKLGYGNSYGSTDGLPFYENYTAGGEGSVRGFESGTLGPRNTPATGTYASAGQAYYSDRDTESLGGNILITGGVEYLFPLPFIKDNKSLRTSVFWDVGSVYSDKCYLSTTQGCDGVDLSQMASSVGVGVTWYSPLGPLSANVAFPVRTPENADTQVFQFSLGQTF; the protein is encoded by the coding sequence ATGAATTTTTCGCGCCTGCTCTGCTCGGCTGCACTGCTGCTCAATGTCACACTTGCCCACGCCCAAGGCTTCAAGATTTCCGATATTCGTATCAATGGCCTGCAGCGCGTCTCCGCAGGCAGTGTCTTTGGTGCCTTGCCCTTGAACGTCGGCGATAACGCAGACGAGCGACGCCTGGTGGAGTCCACGCGTGCACTGTTCAGGACCGGTTTTTTCCAGGACATCCAACTGGGGCACGACGGTGATGTGCTGGTCATCACCGTCGTCGAGCGCCCCTCCATCGCCAGTATCGAGATCGAAGGCAACAAGGCGATCTCCACCGAAGACCTGATGAAGGGCCTCAAGCAATCCGGCCTGGCCGAAGGCGAGATCTTCCAGCGCGCCACCCTCGAGGGTGTGCGTAACGAACTGCAACGCCAGTACGTTGCCCAGGGCCGCTACTCGGCCACCGTCGACACCGAAGTGGTGCCGCAGCCGCGCAACCGCGTCGGCCTGAAGGTCAACATCAACGAAGGCACCGTGGCGGCCATCCAGCACATCAACGTGGTGGGCAACACGGTTTTCCCTGACGAAGACCTGATGGACCTGTTCGAGCTCAAGACCACCAACTGGCTGTCGTTCTTCAAGAACGACGACAAGTACGCCCGTGAAAAACTCTCCGGTGACCTGGAGCGCCTGCGTTCCTACTACCTGGACCGTGGCTACATCAACATGGACATCGCGTCGACCCAGGTGTCCATCACCCCGGACAAGAAGCACGTCTACATCACCGTCAACGTCAACGAAGGCGAGAAGTACACCGTTCGTGACGTCAAGCTCAGCGGTGACCTGAAAGTGCCTGAAGACCAGGTCAAGTCGCTGCTGCTGGTGCAGAAGGGCCAGGTGTTCTCGCGCAAGCTGATGACCACCACGTCCGAGCTGATCACCCGTCGCCTGGGTAACGAGGGCTACACCTTCGCCAACGTCAACGGCGTGCCACAGCCGCACGATGAAGACCATACCGTCGACATCACCTTCGCCGTCGACCCGGGCAAGCGCGCCTACGTCAACCGCATCAACTTCCGTGGCAACACCAAGTCCGAAGACGAAGTGCTGCGCCGTGAAATGCGCCAGATGGAAGGTGGCTGGGCCTCGACCTACCTGATCGACCAGTCCAAGACCCGCCTGGAGCGCCTGGGCTTCTTCAAGGAAGTCAACGTCGAGACCCCGGCCGTGCCGGGCGTCGATGACCAGGTCGATGTGAACTACAGCGTCGAAGAGCAGGCTTCCGGCTCGATCAGCGCCAGCGTCGGCTTCTCGCAAAGCGCCGGCCTGATCCTTGGCGGCTCGATCACCCAGAACAACTTTCTCGGCACCGGCAACTACGCCAGCCTGGGCCTGACCCGCTCGTCCTACCAAAGCAAGTACAACATCGGCTTTACCGACCCCTACTTCACCCCGGACGGCGTAAGCCTGGGTTATAACGCCTTCTACAACGCCACCGACTACAACGAATACTACGACGACGATAATTCGTACTATTCCATCAATAGCTATGGCGCCGGCACCTCCCTCGGCTACCCGATCAATGAAACCTCAAGGTTGAATTTCGGCGTAACGGTGCAACATGACAGCATCGAACCAGGGACCTACAGCGCCGATGAGATCTACGATTTCATCGAGCGCGAAGGCAAGGACTTCACCAACTTCAAGGCCAACCTCGGCTGGTCCGAATCGACCCTGAACAAGGGTGTGCTGGCCACCCGTGGGCATTCGCAAAGCCTGAACCTGATGGCGACGGTGCCCGGCAGCGACCTGAGCTTCTACAAGATCGACTACACCGGGCAGACGTTCCTGCCGGTCAGCGACGCCACCTCGCTGCGCTTGCACACCAAGCTCGGCTACGGCAACAGCTACGGCTCCACAGACGGCCTGCCGTTCTATGAAAACTACACCGCCGGTGGCGAAGGCTCGGTGCGCGGCTTTGAAAGCGGCACCCTCGGCCCGCGCAACACACCGGCCACCGGCACCTACGCCAGCGCCGGCCAAGCCTATTACTCCGACCGGGACACCGAGTCACTGGGCGGCAACATACTCATCACCGGCGGCGTGGAATACCTGTTCCCACTGCCCTTCATCAAAGACAACAAATCACTGCGCACCTCGGTGTTCTGGGACGTCGGCAGCGTCTACTCCGACAAGTGCTACCTGAGCACCACCCAGGGATGCGACGGGGTCGATCTCAGCCAGATGGCCAGTTCGGTGGGGGTCGGGGTGACCTGGTATAGCCCACTGGGCCCGTTAAGCGCCAACGTGGCCTTTCCGGTACGCACGCCTGAGAACGCGGATACGCAGGTGTTTCAGTTTTCCTTGGGGCAAACGTTTTAA